The Dioscorea cayenensis subsp. rotundata cultivar TDr96_F1 chromosome 11, TDr96_F1_v2_PseudoChromosome.rev07_lg8_w22 25.fasta, whole genome shotgun sequence genomic interval ATAACCTATAGAGATGTATGTAATAACTTAAATGTTTATGAATGTAGAAATAAAAGATATACGAGTCGTTTCATCGTTTTCTATTGTAAAATGGTATTGGGTACTAATCAAGGTTATATAGAGAGCATCTCAAATTTTTAaaggtatataaaaaaatttcatgaggttgcgtttgaaatttttaaaattttagggggtataaatgtaaaataaaatccttatttactttttctagTTGGTTTGTGTTTCTAAGTAGGACCATTAGTTGTGGTTGGTTGATGTTTTTTCATAGAAAGTTGTTCATTTTTAATAGTAATGGATGATGCCACTTGGAGGAAGCCACTATCAATTAGGTTCATCCACTTCAGTGCATGGATTAACTAAAGagtattttgattttcattaaTGATGGTTCAGAGACATAAAGTGAAGCCATTTTCTTTGtaatatatagtttattttcaggttaaaaaaaaaaagagaaaatcattttctatttaaaaacacTCTTACTACCAATCGTCATCTTACATATTTGGAAAAATGGCCCAGAATGTTAGGTCACAAACTTTGCATTTCATCATAGCTTCATTGTTTATTGTTGTAAATGCTTGTCACCTTGGTTGTACTGGAAAGTACTAACAGTTATCAAAGAGGATTCCtttctcttgtgtttttttaggtaagttacttttttgtttatgttgtttttcaattgactatattttttacttgttaaTTAGACCTTGTTTATTAACTACCTTTTTTTATCCTATCATAATcctaatttttgttattattcttatgtttatgtttaatattcACTCTAACAATACCCTATCATTCAACTTTGTTAGTAGTGGTAGTTTTTATGGATCTCaagaaatttagaaattaattatcTACATAAGTCGAAAATACACAGGAACTTATCGTTACTTTTCTCTTCTTGCTtcttatataaacataaatggTGATATGGCTGTGATGCAACATAATGGTGctataaaagaatgaaaaaatcatggaaaaaaatagtaattgttTAGTGTTGACGTGTAGAAAATTGCACCTTCAATAAGTGGAAACTTTGTGCAATCCTCCATGTTGTTGTCCACCATCTTTTTCTCAGATCACACTTGAATAAAATCCTTGCTTTTTGGCCATCTCCACTCTTACTTATATGCATACAAAAGCTTACAAGAATGCCCCCACCCACCATCACTGCACAATAAGCGCTGCATTGCTCAGAGAGTTATCACTTTGTTAGACAAACAATAGGGAAGTCATGGCCACTGGAGAAGCAGGAAACAAGAGTGTGGAATGGAGGGTGAATACCACAGAGGGTTCAACAGTGAAGCTTGAGCCAGAGTCTAATGTGATTGGCAGAGCATGGCAAGGATTGAAAGTAAAGGTGTTTGAGTTTGCAAAGAAAGTATGGAAGATTGGAGTTGATGATCCTAGAAAAGCCATGCATGGCATCAAAGTTGGACTGGCTCTTAGCCTTGTTTCACTATTCTATTACACTAGACCTTTGTATGATGGAGTTGGTGGCACTGCCATGTGGGCTATTATGACTGTTGTTGTTATCTTTGATTATAGTGTTGGTAAGCATTGAATTCATTAAGATTAGGATGTTACCATGTGTATCTCACTATCTCTCATCCTTATATTTAGATCGTTACTTTGTATAATGTTCATCAAAATAGGTGGGAGTTTGTACAAGGGATTTAATAGAACAATTGCGACATCTACTGGTGGAGCTCTTGCACTTGGAATCCATTTCTTTGCTGATAAATCCGGGAAAACATTTGAGCCACTGGTTCTTGGggcttctctttttcttcttggtaaGGAATTCTTCATTCTGTAACTAATAGTCTCACATCGGTTAATTAAACATATGTTTGTTTGGTTTCTGCAGCTTCGGCAGCAACATTCTCTCGCTTCATCCCTATTGTGAAAGCTCGGTTCGATTACGGGATCACCATTTTCATCCTCACTTTTAGCTTGGTTTCAATGTCTGGTTATCGAGTGGAGAAGGTGGTCACAATGGCTCAGCAGCGGCTGTCGACCATTGCCATTGGAGTCACCATCTGCTTCCTGGTTTGCATTTTTATTTGCCCTGTTTGGGCTGGTGGTGATCTTCACCTGCTCATTATTCGTAACATGGAAAAGCTTGCTGATTCCTTTGAAGGCATGCATAATAACATATTAACATACAAgcatacatttaaaaaaaagaaaaaccaagctCATTTCAAACATTTGATCCttgattcaaaatgaatgaACAGGTTGTGTGGGTAATTACTTTGATGGAAGTGAGAAAAATTCAGCTGGCTACAAATGTGTCCTTAATTCAAAAGCTTCTGAAGATTCTCTGGTAACTTTGAATTGAGTTCATtatgcagtttttttttttagataaaaaaaatctgagCATGAATATTCACAGGCTAATTTAGCGACATGGGAACCAGCTCATGGTGCCTTCAATTTCCGACATCCATGGAAACAGTACCTCAAAGTTGGCTCCGCCATGCGGTACTGTGCTTACTGCATCGAAGCTCTTAACGGTTGCATCAATTCCGATattcaggtatatatatatatctgagtTCAAAATTTCACTTAAAACAAGTAAGTCATAatggctctgataccatgttttCGTATCAATCCTAGACACCAGAACACACTAAGAAGCATCTAAGTGCAGTTTGCATGAAAGTGAGTTCAGAGGCATCCAAAGTGCTAAAAGAGATGGTGAACTCTGTGATGACAATGACGAAGTCACCGTGCATCGATCATCTTGTCGGAGAGATGAACATTGCCGTGGAAGAACTACACAGTGCAATGAGAACTCTCTCTGATTCCATTACAAGATCATCTGCAGTAAGTGTGTCTTTTGTTGAGACACTGCCTCTGATCACCATTGCATCTCTGGTCATTGAGGTATGCACAAGAGTTGAAGCCATTGTGGACTCTGTTGAGGAGTTGGCAAGCTTAGCTGGGTTTAAACCTGTTGCCATTTCCAATGAAACACAAGAACAAGATGCCATGAAAGCTGTTCATGTTCAAATTGTTTAATCTGATTTTCATTTTGGCTTTGTATATTCTATTCCAGTGATgaataatgaaatgaaatgctTCTGAGTTATTAGCATGtgttatttgaatatatatgtaaatgtaaTGATGAAAGCTCATTATTTCAGTGTTTCAATTGTACCACCAGTGGTAATTTAGGTTCATAAATCTTAAAAGAGAAAATATCATTTTAGTCTTCATATTGTTTGTCACTTTTAAGGTATGTATCATCTCTGGTTTGTTTCCCGTCTCTTGCCTTTCGTCTGGTCCGTAATGCTGTTTGTCCTTATTTTCCTGTCTTCTTGTTTGGTTCCTGAcgtgttcatatatatatatatatatatattactctaataaattattgatttatttagtttattaaaaataaaaaa includes:
- the LOC120271482 gene encoding aluminum-activated malate transporter 10-like; translated protein: MATGEAGNKSVEWRVNTTEGSTVKLEPESNVIGRAWQGLKVKVFEFAKKVWKIGVDDPRKAMHGIKVGLALSLVSLFYYTRPLYDGVGGTAMWAIMTVVVIFDYSVGGSLYKGFNRTIATSTGGALALGIHFFADKSGKTFEPLVLGASLFLLASAATFSRFIPIVKARFDYGITIFILTFSLVSMSGYRVEKVVTMAQQRLSTIAIGVTICFLVCIFICPVWAGGDLHLLIIRNMEKLADSFEGCVGNYFDGSEKNSAGYKCVLNSKASEDSLANLATWEPAHGAFNFRHPWKQYLKVGSAMRYCAYCIEALNGCINSDIQTPEHTKKHLSAVCMKVSSEASKVLKEMVNSVMTMTKSPCIDHLVGEMNIAVEELHSAMRTLSDSITRSSAVSVSFVETLPLITIASLVIEVCTRVEAIVDSVEELASLAGFKPVAISNETQEQDAMKAVHVQIV